One genomic segment of Hevea brasiliensis isolate MT/VB/25A 57/8 chromosome 3, ASM3005281v1, whole genome shotgun sequence includes these proteins:
- the LOC131178748 gene encoding germin-like protein subfamily 1 member 16: MKSFHIFLALALLAFTFSYASAYDPSPLQDFCVAINNPFNAVFVNGKFCKNPNLTVANDFSFSGLNIPRNTGNQVGSNVTLLNVDRIPGVNTLAISLARIDYAANGGLNPPHIHPRASEILLVLEGNLYVGFVTSNPNRLISKVLNPGDVFVFPIGLIHFQFNIAKTNGVAIASLNSQNPGVITVANATFGTNPPINPDVLAKAFQLDEKVVENLQKKFGGSNN; this comes from the exons ATGAAGAGCTTTCATATCTTTTTAGCCTTGGCGCTTTTGGCTTTCACTTTCTCATATGCCTCTGCCTATGACCCAAGCCCTCTCCAGGACTTCTGTGTGGCAATAAATAACCCCTTCAATGCTG tgtttgtgaatggaaaattttgcAAGAATCCAAACCTTACTGTAGCCAATGATTTCTCTTTTTCGGGACTCAACATTCCTAGAAACACAGGGAATCAAGTTGGATCAAATGTAACCCTCTTAAACGTTGACCGAATACCAGGGGTTAACACTCTTGCTATCTCACTTGCTCGTATAGACTATGCAGCAAATGGTGGTTTAAATCCTCCCCACATTCATCCTCGTGCCTCAGAAATCCTTCTGGTCCTTGAGGGCAACCTTTACGTTGGTTTTGTCACATCCAACCCCAACCGCCTTATCAGCAAAGTATTAAACCCAGGAGATGTTTTCGtgtttccaattggcctcattcaCTTTCAGTTCAATATTGCAAAGACCAATGGAGTTGCTATTGCTAGTTTAAACAGCCAAAATCCTGGAGTTATCACTGTAGCAAATGCAACATTCGGAACTAATCCACCTATTAATCCTGATGTCCTCGCTAAGGCCTTCCAGCTAGACGAGAAAGTAGTGGAAAATCTTCAGAAAAAGTTTGGTGGGAGCAACAACTAG
- the LOC131178749 gene encoding pentatricopeptide repeat-containing protein At5g18390, mitochondrial-like produces the protein MPISAPSVGGSFIARLVEQSNSIEMLSSTKLLPRTINNLQTLRHLNSLTPSSSTTNKDAYFALIHHITNIVRRDIYPERTLNRLNLPVNSDLVFRVLRACSHSPSESFRFFTWARAHYSPTSVEYEELVKTLARAKRYASMWKLITQMKVENPKFSISSDTVCSIIQEYGKHGLIDQAVEVFNKCNSLNCSQCVDVYNALLYALCEVKMFHGAYALIRRMIRKGLVPDKWTYAVLVNGWCSSGKLREARVFLDEMSKMGFNPPVRGRDMLIEGLLNAGYLESAKQMVTKMTKVGFVPDVNTFNSLIEAICKAGEVDFCVDIYHGVCKLGLCPDINTYKILIPAVSKVGRIDEAFRLLHNLIEDGHRPFPSLYAPIIKGMFRRGQFDDAFCFFSEMKVKGHPPNRPVYTMLITMCGRGGRYVEAANYLVEMTEMGLTPISRCFDMVTDGLKNCGKHDLAKRIEQLEVSLCSV, from the coding sequence ATGCCTATCTCCGCTCCATCAGTCGGTGGTTCGTTCATCGCACGCCTTGTCGAACAGTCGAACTCAATCGAAATGCTGAGCTCCACTAAACTCCTCCCCAGAACCATCAACAACCTCCAAACCCTTCGCCACCTCAATTCCCTGACTCCCTCCTCCAGCACCACCAACAAGGACGCCTACTTTGCTTTGATACACCACATAACCAACATAGTCCGCCGCGACATCTACCCTGAACGCACTCTCAACAGACTCAACCTTCCCGTCAACTCGGATCTCGTCTTCCGCGTTCTACGCGCCTGCTCTCACTCTCCTTCTGAATCCTTCCGTTTCTTCACATGGGCCCGCGCCCATTATTCCCCTACCTCCGTCGAATACGAAGAGCTCGTCAAAACCCTTGCTCGCGCAAAGCGATATGCTTCCATGTGGAAACTCATTACCCAAATGAAGGTCGAAAACCCCAAATTCAGCATTTCCAGTGATACGGTTTGTTCTATTATCCAAGAGTATGGGAAACATGGACTCATCGATCAGGCCGTTGAGGTTTTTAACAAGTGCAATAGTTTAAATTGTTCACAATGCGTTGATGTTTACAATgctttgctctatgctctttgtGAAGTGAAAATGTTCCATGGAGCTTATGCTTTGATTAGGAGGATGATTAGGAAGGGTTTGGTTCCCGATAAGTGGACTTATGCTGTTCTTGTTAATGGGTGGTGCTCCAGTGGGAAGTTGAGGGAGGCACGGGTGTTTTTAGACGAAATGAGTAAGATGGGGTTTAATCCTCCTGTGAGAGGGAGAGATATGTTGATTGAAGGGTTGTTGAATGCTGGATATTTGGAGTCTGCCAAGCAAATGGTTACGAAGATGACTAAAGTGGGCTTTGTGCCGGATGTTAATACGTTTAATTCTTTGATAGAAGCTATTTGTAAAGCAGGGGAGGTTGATTTTTGTGTTGATATTTATCATGGTGTTTGCAAGTTGGGCCTTTGTCCTGATATAAACACTTATAAGATTTTGATTCCTGCTGTTTCAAAGGTGGGCAGGATTGATGAGGCTTTTCGGTTATTGCACAATCTTATTGAGGATGGCCATAGGCCATTTCCTAGTTTGTATGCACCGATAATCAAGGGCATGTTCAGGAGAGGGCAATTTGATGATGCCTTTTGTTTCTTTAGTGAAATGAAGGTGAAAGGACACCCTCCAAATAGGCCGGTATATACAATGTTGATAACTATGTGTGGACGTGGAGGGAGATATGTGGAAGCAGCCAATTATTTGGTTGAGATGACTGAGATGGGTTTGACGCCAATTTCAAGGTGCTTCGATATGGTTACTGATGGGTTGAAGAATTGTGGGAAGCATGATCTGGCTAAGAGGATAGAACAGCTGGAAGTGTCTCTTTGCAGTGTCTGA
- the LOC131178750 gene encoding probable UDP-N-acetylglucosamine--peptide N-acetylglucosaminyltransferase SEC: MISLQTGPRASLGGSARDDASFQVKLEPSSSSLSLVPFKGRDSHHEVDEDMHLALAHQMYKAGNYKQALEHSNTVYERSPLRTDNLLLLGAIYYQLHDYDMCIAKNEEALRLEPRFAECYGNMANAWKEKGDIDLAIRYYLVAIELRPNFADAWSNLASAYMRKGRLNEAAQCCRQALALNPLLVDAHSNLGNLMKAQGLVQEAYSCYLEALRIQPTFAIAWSNLAGLFLESGDLNRALQYYKEAVKLKPMFPDAYLNLGNVYRALGMPQEAIVCYQQAVQTRPNYSVAYGNLASTYYERGQLDLAILHYKQAIACDGRFLEAYNNLGNALKDVGRVDEAIQCYNQCLALQPTHPQALTNLGNIYMEWNMASTAASYYKATLAVTTGLSAPFNNLAVIYKQQGNYADAISCYNEVLRIDPLAADGLVNRGNTYKEIGRVSEAIQDYIRAITIRPNMAEAHANLASAYKDSGHVEAAVKSYRQALLLRPDFPEATCNLLHTLQCVCSWEDRAKMFTEVEGIIRRQITMSVLPSVQPFHAIAYPIDPMLALDISRKYAAHCSMIASRFGLPPFNHPPPIPIKRDRGERLRIGYVSSDFGNHPLSHLMGSVFGMHNRENVEVFCYALSPNDGTEWRQRIQSAGHFVDVSAMSSDMIAKLINEDKIQILVNLNGYTKGARNDIFAMQPAPIQVSYMGFPGTTGATYIDYLVTDEFVSPTRYAHIYSEKLVHMPHCYFVNDYKQKNLDVLDPTCQHKRSDYGLPEDKFIFACFNQLYKMDPEIFNTWCNILKRVPNSALWLLRFPAAGEMKLRSYAVAQGVQPEQIIFTDVAMKQEHIRRSALADLFLDTPLCNAHTTGTDILWAGLPMVTLPLEKMATRVAGSLCLATGLGDEMIVSSMKEYEKRAVSLALNPPKLQALTNKLKAVRMTCPLFDTTRWVRNLERAYFKMWNIHCSGKQPQHFKVLENDSEFPCDG; encoded by the exons ATGATTTCGTTGCAGACCGGTCCTCGGGCTTCGCTCGGCGGCTCTGCTCGCGATGATGCTAGCTTCCAGGTGAAGCTTGAGCCATCTTCGTCTTCGCTGAGTCTTGTGCCTTTTAAGGGCCGTGATTCTCATCACGAAG TTGATGAAGACATGCACCTGGCCCTTGCTCATCAGATGTACAAGGCTGGCAACTATAAACAGGCATTAGAGCATAGCAATACTGTTTATGAGAGAAGTCCCCTGCGGACTGATAATCTTCTTCTTTTGGGTGCTATTTATTATCAG TTGCATGATTATGATATGTGCATTGCAAAAAATGAGGAAGCTCTTCGACTTGAGCCACGTTTTGCTGAGTGTTATGGAAACATGGCAAATGCTTGGAAG GAAAAGGGTGATATTGATCTTGCAATTCGTTACTATTTGGTTGCCATTGAG CTGCGACCCAACTTTGCTGATGCTTGGTCAAACTTGGCTAGTGCATACATGCGAAAAGGAAGGCTTAATGAGGCAGCACAGTGTTGTCGCCAAGCGCTTGCATTGAATCCTCTATTG GTTGATGCTCATAGCAACCTTGGGAATCTAATGAAGGCACAAGGGTTGGTGCAAGAA GCATACAGTTGCTACCTTGAGGCTTTACGCATACAACCAACATTTGCTATTGCGTGGTCAAATCTTGCTGGTCTCTTTTTGGAGTCTGGTGATCTTAATAGAGCCCTTCAATATTATAAG GAAGCTGTAAAACTCAAGCCCATGTTTCCTGATGCCTATCTAAATCTTGGAAATGTTTATAGG GCCTTGGGAATGCCCCAAGAGGCTATTGTGTGCTACCAGCAAGCTGTTCAGACACGGCCGAACTATTCAGTCGCTTATG GAAATTTGGCCAGCACTTATTATGAACGAGGCCAACTGGATTTGGCAATTCTTCATTATAAGCAAGCCATAGCCTGTGATGGAAGGTTTTTGGAGGCTTACAATAATTTG GGTAATGCACTGAAAGATGTGGGTAGAGTGGATGAAGCAATCCAATGCTATAAT CAATGCCTTGCATTACAACCGACCCACCCACAAGCACTCACCAACCTTGGGAACATATATATGGAATG GAATATGGCATCAACTGCTGCTTCATATTATAAGGCTACATTGGCTGTTACAACAGGACTGTCTGCTCCTTTCAACAATCTTGCTGTAATCTATAAACAACAG GGAAATTATGCAGATGCCATATCTTGCTACAATGAGGTTCTTCGCATTGATCCCTTGGCAGCCGATGGACTCGTAAACAGGGGCAACACTTATAAGGAGATTGGTAGAGTGAGTGAAGCAATTCAGGACTACATACGTGCTATCACTATCCGACCAAATATGGCTGAAGCTCATGCAAATTTGGCTTCAGCTTATAAGGACAG TGGTCACGTGGAGGCTGCTGTAAAGAGCTATAGGCAGGCTTTGCTTCTTCGACCAGACTTTCCTGAAGCGACTTGCAACCTTCTGCATACATTACAG TGCGTCTGCAGTTGGGAGGATCGCGCTAAGATGTTCACTGAAGTTGAAGGGATTATACGGAGGCAAATTACT ATGTCCGTCCTTCCTAGCGTGCAGCCTTTTCATGCTATCGCGTATCCCATTGATCCAATGCTGGCACTTGATATCAG CCGCAAGTATGCAGCTCATTGCTCCATGATTGCATCGCGTTTTGGACTTCCTCCTTTCAATCATCCTCCACCAATTCCTATAAAGCGTGATCGTGGCGAGAGACTTAGGATTGGTTATGTGAGCAGCGACTTTGGTAATCATCCCTTGTCACACCTTATGGGATCCGTCTTTGGCATGCACAACAGAGAGAATGTTGAG GTTTTCTGCTATGCTTTGAGCCCAAATGATGGTACAGAATGGAGGCAGCGTATCCAGTCGGCTGGGCATTTTGTAGATGTTTCTGCCATGTCGTCAGACATGATTGCCAAACTGATTAATGAGGATAAAATACAGATCCTCGTTAATCTCAATGGTTATACCAAG GGTGCCAGAAATGATATATTTGCTATGCAGCCTGCGCCCATACAGGTGTCATATATGGGATTTCCTGGGACCACCGGAGCAACATACATTGATTATTTAGTCACTGATGAG tttgtttcacccaCACGTTACGCGCATATTTATTCTGAAAAGCTTGTTCACATGCCACATTGCTACTTTGTGAATGATTATAAACAG AAAAATTTGGATGTTTTGGATCCAACATGCCAACACAAGCGATCAGATTATGGTCTTCCTGAAGATAAATTTATATTTGCATGTTTCAACCAATTGTACAAGATGGATCCTGAAATCTTTAATACTTG GTGCAACATTCTCAAACGTGTGCCCAACAGTGCCCTCTGGCTCCTTAGGTTCCCAGCTGCAGGCGAAATGAAACTTCGTTCAT ATGCTGTTGCACAAGGGGTGCAGCCAGAGCAAATCATTTTCACTGATGTTGCCATGAAACAAGAACATATCAGACGCAGTGCTTTAGCAGATCTATTCCTGGACAC GCCATTATGTAATGCACATACAACAGGGACAGATATTTTGTGGGCTGGTTTACCTATGGTAACACTGCCCCTTGAGAAAATGGCTACAAGAGTTGCTGGATCATTGTGTCTTGCCACTGGACTTGGGGATGAGATGATTGTTAGCAG TATGAAGGAATATGAGAAGAGAGCAGTTTCTCTGGCTTTGAATCCGCCAAAACTACAGGCTCTTACCAATAAACTGAAGGCAGTCCGTATGACTTGCCCTCTGTTTGACACGACACGCTGG GTTCGAAATTTGGAGAGGGCATATTTCAAAATGTGGAATATACATTGCTCGGGGAAGCAGCCCCAGCACTTCAAAGTGCTGGAGAATGATTCAGAGTTCCCTTGTGATGGATGA